One Canis lupus dingo isolate Sandy chromosome 3, ASM325472v2, whole genome shotgun sequence DNA window includes the following coding sequences:
- the F2RL2 gene encoding proteinase-activated receptor 3: MKALIFVAAGLMLLSPIFCQSGMENDVHNLAEPTLPIKTFRGAPSNSFEEFPLSAIEGWTEGTTTTIKFKCPEESVSNLQVNNATMGYLRSSLSTKLIPAIYILVFVVGVPANVVTLWRLFFRTRSICMTIFYTNLAIADFLFCVTLPFKIAYHLNGNNWVFGEVMCRATTVIFYGNMYCSILLLACISISRYLAIVHPFTYRVLPKRYYAFLTCGFVWATVFLYMLPFFILKQEYYLVQQDIKTCHDVHNTCESSSPFQLYYFISLAFFGFLIPFVVIIYCYTAIIQTLNAYDDRWLCYVKASLLVLVIFTICFAPSNIILIIHHANYYYNNTDGLYFIYLIALCLGSLNSCLDPLLYFLMSKIIDHSTVYLTMVKSS; this comes from the exons ATGAAAGCCCTCATCTTTGTAGCTGCTGGACTGATGCTTCTGTCACCCATTTTTTGTCAAAGCG GCATGGAAAATGACGTACACAACTTGGCAGAACCGACCTTACCTATCAAGACCTTCCGTGGGGCTCCCTCAAATTCTTTTGAAGAGTTCCCCCTTTCTGCCATAGAAGGCTGGACAGAAGGAACTACCACAACTATAAAATTTAAGTGTCCTGAAGAAAGTGTTTCAAATCTTCAGGTGAATAATGCTACCATGGGGTACCTGAGAAGCTCCTTAAGTACCAAACTGATACCTGCCATCTACATCCTGGTGTTTGTCGTAGGTGTGCCAGCCAATGTGGTGACCCTGTGGAGGCTCTTCTTCAGGACCAGATCCATCTGTATGACCATCTTCTACACCAACTTGGCCATTGCAGACTTTCTTTTTTGTGTCACACTGCCATTTAAGATAGCTTATCACCTCAATGGGAACAACTGGGTATTTGGAGAAGTCATGTGCCGGGCCACCACAGTCATCTTCTATGGCAACATGTATTGCTCCATTCTGCTCCTCGCCTGCATTAGTATCAGCCGCTACCTAGCCATTGTCCATCCTTTTACTTACCGAGTGCTGCCCAAGCGTTACTATGCCTTCCTAACGTGTGGATTTGTGTGGGCAACAGTTTTCTTATACATGCTGCCATTCTTCATCCTGAAGCAAGAGTATTATCTTGTCCAGCAAGACATCAAAACCTGCCATGATGTCCACAACACATGCGAGTCCTCGTCTCCCTTCCAACTCTACTACTTCATCTCCTTGGCATTCTTTGGATTCTTAATTCCCTTTGTGGTCATTATCTACTGCTATACAGCCATCATTCAGACACTTAATGCCTATGATGACAGATGGTTGTGCTATGTTAAGGCGAGTCTCCTTGTTCTTGTGATTTTTACCATTTGCTTTGCTCCAAGCAATATTATACTTATTATTCACCATGCCAACTACTACTACAACAACACTGATGGCTTATATTTTATCTATCTCATAGCTTTGTGCCTTGGGAGCCTAAATAGTTGCCTAGATCCACTCCTTTATTTTCTAATGTCAAAAATCATAGATCACTCCACCGTTTACCTTACAATGGTGAAATCATCTTAG